A genomic segment from Melanotaenia boesemani isolate fMelBoe1 chromosome 9, fMelBoe1.pri, whole genome shotgun sequence encodes:
- the otol1b gene encoding otolin 1b, translating to MVILIVVSFAEAKTTQKPKYQYTKKPIPQVTVHNPITTSVPKTLKIVETPNPVQPQPQPTTERTPYPSHMFPQYYSDYTEPPGVGLENYTLDYNECYFNFCECCPPERGPRGPKGDRGLAGPPGERGTPGAAGLPGSPGFSGPMGLKGDKGDKGDRGNSGITGSPGISGKPGQKGDIGYKGDKGETGLQGVKGNRGEKGEPGQNGTAGEKGEPGQQGPVGPPGTAVLQGPKGEKGDKGECGIFGDRGPQGQTGEPGAPGIPGGMGIPGLNGKHGAPGPVGVQGDPGLPGPPGEPGMRGSQGLQGIRGMPGPKGDRGYPGMRGERGFRGPKGAKGSGIPQKRSAFSVGISPRRSFPPSGFPIRFDKIFYNEENHFNITSNRFTCVHPGVYVFSFHITVRNQPLRATLVVNGSRKVRTRDSLHGQDIDQASTLVVLRLAAGDQVWMETFRDWNGVYASSEDDSVFSGFLLYSDKA from the exons ATGGTTATACTCATTGTGGTGTCCTTCGCTGAAGCCAAGACTACACAGAAACCAAAATACCAGTACACAAAGAAACCCATACCTCAGGTCACTGTGCACAACCCCATCACCACGAGTGTGCCCAAGACTCTCAAGATAGTGGAGACCCCGAATCCTGTGCAACCACAGCCACAGCCCACCACAGAGAGGACTCCCTACCCAAGTCATATGTTTCCACAGTACTACAGTGATTATACTGAGCCCCCTGGTGTTGGACTTGAGAATTACACCCTGGATTACAACGAGTGCTACTTCAACTTCTGTGAGTGCTGTCCACCTGAGAGGGGCCCCAGGGGCCCGAAGGGAGACAGAGGCTTGGCAG gACCACCAGGTGAACGAGGCACTCCTGGAGCAGCTGGTTTACCTGGATCACCTGGATTTAGTGGTCCTATGGGTCTTAAAGGTGACAAAG GGGATAAAGGGGACAGAGGAAACAGTGGGATAACCGGGTCACCAGGAATTTCAGGGAAACCAGGTCAAAAAG GTGATATTGGCTACAAAGGTGACAAAGGTGAAACAGGATTGCAGGGTGTGAAAGGTAACAGAGGGGAGAAAGGAGAACCTGGCCAGAATGGGACTGCTGGAGAGAAAGGAGAACCAGGACAACAGGGGCCAGTTGGACCTCCAGGAACAGCCGTTCTGCAGGGTCCGAAGGGAGAGAAAGGGGATAAAGGGGAGTGTGGCATATTTGGGGACAGAGGACCACAAGGTCAAACAGGGGAACCTGGGGCCCCTGGCATTCCAGGTGGAATGGGAATTCCAGGACTTAATGGCAAACATGGTGCCCCTGGCCCTGTAGGCGTTCAAGGAGATCCGGGACTTCCCGGGCCTCCAGGAGAACCAGGGATGAGAGGGTCTCAGGGACTACAAGGCATAAGAGGGATGCCTGGGCCAAAAGGGGATAGAGGTTACCCTGGAATGAGGGGAGAAAGGGGTTTTCGTGGTCCCAAAGGAGCTAAGGGATCAGGAATTCCCCAGAAACGTTCTGCCTTCAGTGTAGGTATCTCTCCAAGAAGATCCTTCCCTCCCTCTGGTTTCCCAATTCGCTTTGACAAAATTTTCTACAATGAAGAGAACCACTTCAACATCACTTCCAACCGCTTTACATGTGTCCACCCTGGGGTTTATGTCTTCTCCTTCCACATCACTGTGCGTAATCAGCCACTGCGAGCCACTCTGGTAGTGAATGGGTCACGTAAAGTGAGGACACGGGACTCTCTGCATGGTCAAGACATCGACCAGGCGTCTACTCTGGTGGTACTACGGCTGGCAGCAGGTGATCAGGTGTGGATGGAGACATTCAGAGACTGGAATGGGGTGTATGCCAGCAGTGAGGATGACAGTGTCTTCTCTGGTTTTCTGCTTTACTCAGACAAAGCCTGA
- the LOC121646205 gene encoding high affinity immunoglobulin epsilon receptor subunit alpha-like, with the protein MGTMKTVIYLLGLSSLALLVLPQDVSVTSFRANVKMVLGNLRIFSGETVQLRCSVPVTYSSDWSFLWFRGSEKLAQTGDTLILWNINVKESGKYSCHGERQSVVGPIHTQRSLPVEINVDGGWAILQASPHPALVGDRLKLTCHLRDNLPIHETILYKDGTEVMRLSGSNPHFYLTNVTLDNKGTYSCRASFDIRGQTLSVISVDTPVHILEVLSQPQLEIDVSSNLIGNNEMKLICHVQYNARAPAPQINYYFYKDNGQLGVSTSENHELVKRISGQYSCRARVPQLGLSRWSEPKSLNKTTFMSSS; encoded by the exons ATGGGCACAATGAAAACAGTCATTTACCTTCTTG GTCTTTCATCGCTAGCACTTCTTGTATTACCTCAGG ATGTTTCTGTGACCTCATTTCGGGCCAATGTCAAGATGGTTTTGGGTAATCTGAGGATCTTCTCTGGTGAGACGGTGCAGCTGAGATGCAGTGTTCCTGTTACATACAGTTCTGACTGGAGTTTCCTGTGGTTCAGGGGATCTGAGAAGCTTGCACAGACTGGGGATACCCTCATTCTGTGGAATATCAATGTTAAAGAGAGTGGGAAATATTCCTGCCATGGGGAAAGGCAATCAGTCGTGGGACCCATACATACCCAGCGAAGTCTGCCAGTGGAGATCAACGTGGATG GAGGGTGGGCTATCCTGCAAGCTTCACCCCACCCGGCTCTAGTTGGAGACAGATTGAAGTTGACATGTCACCTCCGAGATAACCTACCCATCCACGAGACAATCTTGTACAAAGATGGAACTGAAGTAATGAGACTAAGTGGTTCAAACCCACATTTCTACTTGACCAACGTGACCCTTGACAACAAAGGAACGTACTCATGTAGGGCCTCCTTTGACATAAGAGGACAAACACTTTCTGTGATCTCAGTTGACACTCCTGTGCATATCTTAG AGGTTCTGTCTCAGCCACAGTTGGAGATTGATGTCAGCAGTAACCTGATCggaaataatgaaatgaagcTCATTTGCCATGTGCAGTACAACGCTCGTGCTCCTGCCCCTCAGATAAACTATTATTTCTACAAGGATAATGGCCAGCTGGGTGTCTCAACATCAGAAAACCATGAGCTGGTTAAACGGATTTCGGGGCAGTACAGCTGCAGGGCCAGAGTGCCACAGTTGGGTCTCTCAAGGTGGAGTGAGCCCAAAAGTCTTAATAAAACCACTTTCATGTCCTCATCCTAA
- the rabgef1l gene encoding RAB guanine nucleotide exchange factor (GEF) 1, like produces the protein MSQRRGFHLDQSELLCKKGCGFYGNTGWRGLCSKCWREENQREKQKQIQEDWALAERLQREEEEAYASRHQRTQSQPTITPFCKFEERKTKEKSSKVNTVTKFFTPSSKTPPKKDATSFDTQSSPSPSSSASRHSSLDSDHATRDFIDFLKPLKSGREIFKQCRAFTESMVYKREMGADDLSECVQDFYQNLSDRLQTQFKGSDQVEGVMDEVEKYMMTRLYKEAFCPETTDDEKKDLAIQKRIRDLHWVTIEMLCVPVDEEIPEVSDSVVKAITDVIEMDSKRVPKDKLACITRCSKHIFNAIKVSKKEAASADDFLPTLIYIVLKANPPRLHSNIQYITRFCNPSRLMTGEDGYYFTNLCCAVAFIEKLDGQSLNLSSEEFELYMSGQASPNWPPSAGASSCSPGSAALTQVHKRLDLLTGLGKRQELVIEKARQLESDLIDWTDEVEQKVQSVLESFPAETQNPAAATASGTTSAASSAIDSDNVENELLPPPLQPQVFAG, from the exons ATGAGTCAGCGCCGAGGGTTCCATTTGGACCAATCAGAGCTGCTCTGCAAGAAAGGATGTGGTTTTTATGGCAACACAGGCTGGCGAGGCCTGTGCTCAAAGTGTTGGCGAGAAGAAAATCAGCGAGAGAAGCAAAAGCAGATTCAAGAAGACTGGGCTCTTGCTGAGAG GctgcagagagaggaagaggaagcataTGCAAGCAGACACCAGAGGACCCAATCACAACCTACAATCACACCTTTCTGCAAGtttgaagaaagaaagacaaaggaaAAGTCCAGCAAAGTCAACACTGTAACAAAGTTTTTCACTCCGTCCTCAAAAACACCACCAAAAAAAG ATGCTACTTCTTTTGACACCCAGTCCAGCCCAAGTCCCAGCTCCTCAGCAAGCCGACACTCCTCTTTGGACAGTGACCATGCGACACGAGACTTTATTGATTTTCTCAAACCTTTGAAGTCTGGAAGAGAAATATTCAAGCAGTGTCGGGCTTTTACTGAGAGCATGGTGTATAAGCGG GAAATGGGAGCTGATGACCTATCTGAGTGTGTGCAGGACTTCTACCAAAACCTCTCAGACCGCCTTCAGACTCAGTTCAAAG GTTCAGATCAAGTAGAGGGTGTCATGGATGAAGTAGAGAAGTACATGATGACTCGTCTCTACAAAGAGGCCTTTTGTCCTGAAACCACAGATGATGAGAAGAAAGATCTGGCCATTCAGAAGAGAATCAG aGATTTGCACTGGGTCACTATTGAGATGCTGTGTGTTCCTGTAGATGAGGAGATCCCAGAAGTCTCTGATAGTGTAGTCAAAGCAATCACTG ATGTGATTGAAATGGATTCAAAGCGTGTGCCCAAGGACAAGTTGGCCTGCATAACTCGTTGCAGCAAGCACATCTTCAATGCCATCAAAGTGAGCAAGAAAGAAGCTGCGTCTGCAGATGATTTTCTCCCCACACTCATTTATATTGTACTGAAAGCAAACCCTCCACGGCTGCACTCCAACATCCAGTACATCACCCGTTTCTGCAACCCCAGCAGACTCATGACTGGCGAGGATGGGTATTACTTCACTAACCTG TGCTGTGCTGTCGCCTTTATCGAGAAGCTGGATGGCCAATCTCTGAACCTTAGCTCTGAGGAGTTTGAACTCTACATGTCGGGTCAAGCATCCCCCAATTGGCCACCATCTGCTGGTGCTTCTTCCTGCTCCCCAGGCAGTGCAGCTCTCACTCAGGTCCACAAACGTCTGGACCTGTTAACTGGGCTCGGCAAAAGACAGGAGCTCGTCATAGAGAAGGCTCGCCAGCTGGAGAGTGACCTCATCGACTGGACAGATGAAGTGGAGCAGAAGGTGCAGAGTGTTCTGGAAAGCTTTCCAGCAGAGACACAAAACCCTGCTGCAGCCACAGCTAGTGGgacaacatctgcagcatcatcagcaATAGACTCTGATAACGTTGAGAACGAGCTACTGCCCCCACCGCTGCAACCTCAAGTATTTGCCGGCTGA
- the LOC121646508 gene encoding caspase-1-A-like — protein sequence MAAQQLESVRRRLVNTLSNPLIKQLLDDLFEDNVLNDGEKDAILEENPSRADKARCLIDIVKRKGDDASSKLIAHLQERDPLLYNDLDWPQPQ from the exons ATGGCGG CTCAACAGCTTGAAAGTGTGAGGAGACGGCTTGTAAATACGTTATCCAATCCACTGATAAAACAGCTCCTGGACGACCTGTTTGAGGACAATGTCTTGAATGATGGGGAAAAAGACGCAATACTTGAGGAGAATCCGAGCAGAGCAGACAAAGCTCGCTGTCTCATTGACATAGTGAAGAGGAAAGGAGACGATGCCAGCAGTAAACTGATCGCTCACCTTCAGGAGAGAGATCCACTGCTTTATAATGACCTGGATTGGCCCCAG cctcagtGA
- the LOC121646506 gene encoding caspase a-like isoform X1, giving the protein MAEKELQRVRKDFIKRVTKPVINQLLDGLLEDRVLNDGEKDSILEENSSTADKARNLIDNVWKKGPKASMRMIFHIEENDSSLYSVLGLSSGQPAQPAAQPQIDPSTPAILTVQEFWEKMKNDKDCYSVSKTSYENRVALLITNIEFSNKRLNRAGAEKDEENMNKVLSSLGYKVEKHRNLTGKEIEEKIVKFSQLRELKETDSVFVVIMSHGKLGAVLGVNTKNDGDDEFPIDNIYRHLGSERCPALLNKPKIVIIQACRGEEKGSVFVSDSANQANDVPAPVVSEDFARDEANDVPAPLVSEDFAEDAVKCVHKEKDFISLLSCTPDTVSYRHKDQGSLLIQYIDEVFKTDAREDHISELFRKVLRKFESFDVSNKRQMPSIDRCTATKLFYLYPGLSGTTPP; this is encoded by the exons ATGGCAG AAAAGGAGCTACAAAGAGTGAGGAAAGATTTTATAAAAAGGGTCACCAAACCAGTAATCAATCAGCTTTTGGATGGCCTCTTGGAAGACCGTGTCTTGAATGATGGGGAGAAAGATTCCATTCTGGAAGAAAATAGCTCCACAGCTGACAAGGCACGCAATCTCATTGATAATGTGTGGAAGAAAGGACCTAAAGCCAGCATGAGGATGATTTTTCATATTGAAGAAAATGATTCTTCACTTTACTCTGTGCTGGGTCTGTCTTCTGGTCAGCCTGCTCAGCCAG cagcacagccgcaGATTGACCCTTCAACCCCAGCCATCCTCACTGTACAGGAGTTCTGGGAGAAGATGAAGAATGATAAAGAT TGTTACTCCGTTAGTAAAACTTCTTATGAGAATCGAGTGGCCCTGTTGATCACCAACATAGAGTTTTCTAATAAGAGGCTGAACAGAGCGGGAGCTGAAAAAGATGAGGAGAACATGAATAAAGTGCTCTCAAGTCTGGGATATAAGGTGGAGAAACATAGAAACCTCACAGGAAAG GAAATTGAGGAGAAGATTGTCAAGTTTTCTCAACTTCGCGAACTAAAAGAGACTGATAGTGTATTTGTGGTTATCATGTCTCATGGGAAGTTGGGAGCGGTTCTCGGAGTCAACACGAAAAATGACGGTGACGATGAGTTTCCCATAGACAACATTTACAGACACCTGGGCTCAGAGAGATGTCCAGCTCTGCTGAACAAACCAAAGATTGTTATCATCCAGGCCTGCAGAGGAG AAGAGAAAGGATCTGTGTTTGTCAGTGATAGTGCAAACCAAGCTAATGATGTGCCAGCTCCTGTTGTCAGCGAGGACTTTGCAAGAGATGAAGCTAATGATGTGCCAGCTCCTCTTGTCAGTGAGGATTTTGCAGAAGATGCTGTGAAATGtgtacacaaagaaaaagacttcatctctcttctctcctgcacacCTG ATACTGTTTCATACAGACATAAAGATCAAGGGTCACTCCTCATTCAGTACATTGATGAAGTTTTCAAGACTGATGCACGTGAGGATCACATTTCCGAACTTTTCAGAAAA GTCCTGCGTAAGTTCGAATCCTTCGATGTTTCCAACAAAAGACAGATGCCTTCTATAGACAGATGCACAGCAACGAAGCTTTTCTACCTCTATCCAGGACTCTCAGGCACAACTCCACCTTAA
- the LOC121646506 gene encoding caspase a-like isoform X2 → MAEKELQRVRKDFIKRVTKPVINQLLDGLLEDRVLNDGEKDSILEENSSTADKARNLIDNVWKKGPKASMRMIFHIEENDSSLYSVLGLSSGQPAQPAQPQIDPSTPAILTVQEFWEKMKNDKDCYSVSKTSYENRVALLITNIEFSNKRLNRAGAEKDEENMNKVLSSLGYKVEKHRNLTGKEIEEKIVKFSQLRELKETDSVFVVIMSHGKLGAVLGVNTKNDGDDEFPIDNIYRHLGSERCPALLNKPKIVIIQACRGEEKGSVFVSDSANQANDVPAPVVSEDFARDEANDVPAPLVSEDFAEDAVKCVHKEKDFISLLSCTPDTVSYRHKDQGSLLIQYIDEVFKTDAREDHISELFRKVLRKFESFDVSNKRQMPSIDRCTATKLFYLYPGLSGTTPP, encoded by the exons ATGGCAG AAAAGGAGCTACAAAGAGTGAGGAAAGATTTTATAAAAAGGGTCACCAAACCAGTAATCAATCAGCTTTTGGATGGCCTCTTGGAAGACCGTGTCTTGAATGATGGGGAGAAAGATTCCATTCTGGAAGAAAATAGCTCCACAGCTGACAAGGCACGCAATCTCATTGATAATGTGTGGAAGAAAGGACCTAAAGCCAGCATGAGGATGATTTTTCATATTGAAGAAAATGATTCTTCACTTTACTCTGTGCTGGGTCTGTCTTCTGGTCAGCCTGCTCAGCCAG cacagccgcaGATTGACCCTTCAACCCCAGCCATCCTCACTGTACAGGAGTTCTGGGAGAAGATGAAGAATGATAAAGAT TGTTACTCCGTTAGTAAAACTTCTTATGAGAATCGAGTGGCCCTGTTGATCACCAACATAGAGTTTTCTAATAAGAGGCTGAACAGAGCGGGAGCTGAAAAAGATGAGGAGAACATGAATAAAGTGCTCTCAAGTCTGGGATATAAGGTGGAGAAACATAGAAACCTCACAGGAAAG GAAATTGAGGAGAAGATTGTCAAGTTTTCTCAACTTCGCGAACTAAAAGAGACTGATAGTGTATTTGTGGTTATCATGTCTCATGGGAAGTTGGGAGCGGTTCTCGGAGTCAACACGAAAAATGACGGTGACGATGAGTTTCCCATAGACAACATTTACAGACACCTGGGCTCAGAGAGATGTCCAGCTCTGCTGAACAAACCAAAGATTGTTATCATCCAGGCCTGCAGAGGAG AAGAGAAAGGATCTGTGTTTGTCAGTGATAGTGCAAACCAAGCTAATGATGTGCCAGCTCCTGTTGTCAGCGAGGACTTTGCAAGAGATGAAGCTAATGATGTGCCAGCTCCTCTTGTCAGTGAGGATTTTGCAGAAGATGCTGTGAAATGtgtacacaaagaaaaagacttcatctctcttctctcctgcacacCTG ATACTGTTTCATACAGACATAAAGATCAAGGGTCACTCCTCATTCAGTACATTGATGAAGTTTTCAAGACTGATGCACGTGAGGATCACATTTCCGAACTTTTCAGAAAA GTCCTGCGTAAGTTCGAATCCTTCGATGTTTCCAACAAAAGACAGATGCCTTCTATAGACAGATGCACAGCAACGAAGCTTTTCTACCTCTATCCAGGACTCTCAGGCACAACTCCACCTTAA
- the LOC121646507 gene encoding caspase-1-A-like, whose product MPSAQQLESVRRRLVNTLSNPLIKQLLDDLFEDNVLNDGEKDAILEENPSRADRARCLIDIVKRKGDDASSKLIAHLQERDPLLYNDLDWPQPQ is encoded by the exons ATGCCATCAG CTCAACAGCTTGAAAGTGTGAGGAGACGGCTTGTAAATACGTTATCCAATCCACTGATAAAACAGCTCCTGGATGACCTTTTTGAGGACAATGTCTTGAATGATGGGGAAAAAGACGCAATACTTGAGGAGAATCCGAGCAGAGCAGACAGAGCTCGCTGTCTTATTGACATAGTGAAGAGGAAAGGAGACGATGCCAGCAGTAAGCTGATCGCTCACCTTCAGGAGAGAGATCCACTGCTTTATAATGACCTGGATTGGCCCCAG cctcagtGA
- the LOC121645451 gene encoding caspase a-like isoform X1, with translation MAEKELQRVRKDFIKRVTKPVINQLLDGLLEDRVLNDGEKDSILEENSSTADKARNLIDNVWKKGPKASMRMIFHIEENDSSLYSVLGLSSGQPAQPAAQPQIDPSTPAILTVQEFWEKMKNDKDCYPVRKTSYENRVALLITNIEFSNKRLNRAGAEKDEENMNKVLSSLGYKVEKHRNLTGKEIEEKIVKFSQLRELKETDSVFVVIMSHGKLGAVLGVNTKNDGDDEFPIDNIYRHLGSERCPALLNKPKIVIIQACRGEEKGSVFVSDSANQANDVPAPVVSEDFARDEANDVPAPLVSEDFAEDAVKCVHKEKDFISLLSCTPDTVSYRHKDQGSLLIQYIDEVFKTDAREDHISELFRKVLRKFESFDVSNKRQMPSIDRCTATKLFYLYPGLSGTTPP, from the exons ATGGCAG AAAAGGAGCTACAAAGAGTGAGGAAAGATTTTATAAAAAGGGTCACCAAACCAGTAATCAATCAGCTTTTGGATGGCCTCTTGGAAGACCGTGTCTTGAATGATGGGGAGAAAGATTCCATTCTGGAAGAAAATAGCTCCACAGCTGACAAGGCACGCAATCTCATTGATAATGTGTGGAAGAAAGGACCTAAAGCCAGCATGAGGATGATTTTTCATATTGAAGAAAATGATTCTTCACTTTACTCTGTGCTGGGTCTGTCTTCTGGTCAGCCTGCTCAGCCAG cagcacagccgcaGATTGACCCTTCAACCCCAGCCATCCTCACTGTACAGGAGTTCTGGGAGAAGATGAAGAATGATAAAGAT TGTTACCCCGTTCGTAAAACTTCTTATGAGAATCGAGTGGCCCTGTTGATCACCAACATAGAGTTTTCTAATAAGAGGCTGAACAGAGCGGGAGCTGAAAAAGATGAGGAGAACATGAATAAAGTGCTCTCAAGTCTGGGATATAAGGTGGAGAAACATAGAAACCTCACAGGAAAG GAAATTGAGGAGAAGATTGTCAAGTTTTCTCAACTTCGCGAACTAAAAGAGACTGATAGTGTATTTGTGGTTATCATGTCTCATGGGAAGTTGGGAGCGGTTCTCGGAGTCAACACGAAAAATGACGGTGACGATGAGTTTCCCATAGACAACATTTACAGACACCTGGGCTCAGAGAGATGTCCAGCTCTGCTGAACAAACCAAAGATTGTTATCATCCAGGCCTGCAGAGGAG AAGAGAAAGGATCTGTGTTTGTCAGTGATAGTGCAAACCAAGCTAATGATGTGCCAGCTCCTGTTGTCAGCGAGGACTTTGCAAGAGATGAAGCTAATGATGTGCCAGCTCCTCTTGTCAGTGAGGATTTTGCAGAAGATGCTGTGAAATGtgtacacaaagaaaaagacttcatctctcttctctcctgcacacCTG ATACTGTTTCATACAGACATAAAGATCAAGGGTCACTCCTCATTCAGTACATTGATGAAGTTTTCAAGACTGATGCACGTGAGGATCACATTTCCGAACTTTTCAGAAAA GTCCTGCGTAAGTTCGAATCCTTCGATGTTTCCAACAAAAGACAGATGCCTTCTATAGACAGATGCACAGCAACGAAGCTTTTCTACCTCTATCCAGGACTCTCAGGCACAACTCCACCTTAA
- the LOC121645451 gene encoding caspase a-like isoform X2: MAEKELQRVRKDFIKRVTKPVINQLLDGLLEDRVLNDGEKDSILEENSSTADKARNLIDNVWKKGPKASMRMIFHIEENDSSLYSVLGLSSGQPAQPAQPQIDPSTPAILTVQEFWEKMKNDKDCYPVRKTSYENRVALLITNIEFSNKRLNRAGAEKDEENMNKVLSSLGYKVEKHRNLTGKEIEEKIVKFSQLRELKETDSVFVVIMSHGKLGAVLGVNTKNDGDDEFPIDNIYRHLGSERCPALLNKPKIVIIQACRGEEKGSVFVSDSANQANDVPAPVVSEDFARDEANDVPAPLVSEDFAEDAVKCVHKEKDFISLLSCTPDTVSYRHKDQGSLLIQYIDEVFKTDAREDHISELFRKVLRKFESFDVSNKRQMPSIDRCTATKLFYLYPGLSGTTPP, from the exons ATGGCAG AAAAGGAGCTACAAAGAGTGAGGAAAGATTTTATAAAAAGGGTCACCAAACCAGTAATCAATCAGCTTTTGGATGGCCTCTTGGAAGACCGTGTCTTGAATGATGGGGAGAAAGATTCCATTCTGGAAGAAAATAGCTCCACAGCTGACAAGGCACGCAATCTCATTGATAATGTGTGGAAGAAAGGACCTAAAGCCAGCATGAGGATGATTTTTCATATTGAAGAAAATGATTCTTCACTTTACTCTGTGCTGGGTCTGTCTTCTGGTCAGCCTGCTCAGCCAG cacagccgcaGATTGACCCTTCAACCCCAGCCATCCTCACTGTACAGGAGTTCTGGGAGAAGATGAAGAATGATAAAGAT TGTTACCCCGTTCGTAAAACTTCTTATGAGAATCGAGTGGCCCTGTTGATCACCAACATAGAGTTTTCTAATAAGAGGCTGAACAGAGCGGGAGCTGAAAAAGATGAGGAGAACATGAATAAAGTGCTCTCAAGTCTGGGATATAAGGTGGAGAAACATAGAAACCTCACAGGAAAG GAAATTGAGGAGAAGATTGTCAAGTTTTCTCAACTTCGCGAACTAAAAGAGACTGATAGTGTATTTGTGGTTATCATGTCTCATGGGAAGTTGGGAGCGGTTCTCGGAGTCAACACGAAAAATGACGGTGACGATGAGTTTCCCATAGACAACATTTACAGACACCTGGGCTCAGAGAGATGTCCAGCTCTGCTGAACAAACCAAAGATTGTTATCATCCAGGCCTGCAGAGGAG AAGAGAAAGGATCTGTGTTTGTCAGTGATAGTGCAAACCAAGCTAATGATGTGCCAGCTCCTGTTGTCAGCGAGGACTTTGCAAGAGATGAAGCTAATGATGTGCCAGCTCCTCTTGTCAGTGAGGATTTTGCAGAAGATGCTGTGAAATGtgtacacaaagaaaaagacttcatctctcttctctcctgcacacCTG ATACTGTTTCATACAGACATAAAGATCAAGGGTCACTCCTCATTCAGTACATTGATGAAGTTTTCAAGACTGATGCACGTGAGGATCACATTTCCGAACTTTTCAGAAAA GTCCTGCGTAAGTTCGAATCCTTCGATGTTTCCAACAAAAGACAGATGCCTTCTATAGACAGATGCACAGCAACGAAGCTTTTCTACCTCTATCCAGGACTCTCAGGCACAACTCCACCTTAA